From Streptomyces sp. TLI_105, the proteins below share one genomic window:
- a CDS encoding shikimate kinase codes for MNDKAFVIVSGLPASGKTTLGRRLATGLGLPLVDKDAILEFLYGSLGVGDEASCGRGGAR; via the coding sequence GTGAACGACAAGGCCTTCGTGATCGTCTCCGGGCTGCCCGCGAGCGGGAAGACGACCCTGGGGCGACGGCTCGCCACCGGGCTCGGGCTGCCGCTCGTCGACAAGGACGCGATCCTGGAGTTCCTGTACGGCTCGCTCGGCGTCGGCGACGAGGCGTCCTGTGGACGCGGGGGCGCTCGCTGA
- a CDS encoding BTAD domain-containing putative transcriptional regulator gives MIFRLLGPLATTDATGTPAPATGGPKVRALLARLLLDAGRTVPVERLVDGLYGDEPPAGAQGALQAQVSRLRRALPPGVTVEFSPAGYRLAVGDPATDVDVLRFEALAREGTRARAAGDPGRAAGLLREALGLWRGPALADVRDAPFAAGQAARLDALRLDAVEEWAAAELAVGGDLTALVRELERSVREQPLRERLRGLQMRALAAAGRQAEALAVYEEVRAALAEELGADPSPELSAVHLEVLRGGTAASDRTCPPLPAPLTDFVGRERERERLAALVAAARLVTLVGPGGAGKTRLALEVGAGLPGEVRFVDLGAVGGAGSMGGGGGRTGSTASGTGAAAGRTGSAAAGDGHTGSAAPGDGHTGSATAGDGRTGSVSVEVAEAFAAALGVRGAARLETALAGRSVLLIVDNCEHVVTETALLVRRLLAACPGLRMLTTSREALGITGESLLPLGALAPDAAEELFVRRAAAVRPGFTGHARVAELCAGLDGLPLAVELAAARLRTLTVEELADGLGERFELLSRGDRTAPERHRTLRAVVEWSWSLLEPDERELAARLSVFRGGATAEAVARVCGAGADPLASLVEKSLVEVRDDGRYRMLETIRAYAAERLPDGDPAIAAHHAYYRELAEAADPELRGPAQLEWLARLDAEDANLRAALRRGTPEDGLRLVAALSPYWWLRGLRGRVAAPVAELLDRVEPTAELGEEYALCVLAAGLREGEHVDRAREFLVARTAPLRQPYTAFLWSTSIGPLKGLRMGDDPWSRALGQVGHAHLASSKALFVQALSGFRALGERWGTATALEGLAAHTAEPLPLLAEALELFESLGVAEDVVDLLHRRAAVHEAAGDAASAAADRARAADTARRAGLPA, from the coding sequence ATGATCTTCCGCCTCCTCGGGCCGCTCGCGACCACCGATGCCACCGGCACCCCGGCGCCCGCCACCGGCGGCCCCAAGGTCCGCGCCCTGCTCGCCCGGCTCCTCCTCGACGCGGGCAGGACCGTCCCGGTGGAGCGGCTCGTCGACGGGCTGTACGGGGACGAGCCGCCGGCCGGCGCCCAGGGCGCGCTCCAGGCCCAGGTCTCGCGGCTGCGCCGGGCCCTCCCGCCGGGCGTAACGGTCGAGTTCTCGCCCGCCGGATACCGGCTGGCCGTCGGCGACCCCGCCACGGACGTGGACGTCCTGCGCTTCGAGGCGCTCGCCCGGGAGGGTACGCGCGCGCGTGCGGCGGGCGACCCCGGCCGCGCGGCCGGCCTGCTGCGGGAGGCGCTCGGGCTCTGGCGGGGGCCGGCGCTCGCCGACGTGCGGGACGCGCCGTTCGCCGCGGGCCAGGCGGCCCGGCTCGACGCGCTGCGGCTCGACGCGGTGGAGGAGTGGGCGGCCGCCGAGCTGGCCGTCGGCGGTGACCTGACCGCACTCGTAAGGGAGTTGGAGCGGTCGGTGCGGGAGCAGCCGCTGCGGGAGCGGCTGCGCGGGCTGCAGATGCGGGCGCTCGCCGCGGCGGGACGGCAGGCGGAGGCGCTCGCCGTGTACGAGGAGGTGCGGGCTGCCCTCGCCGAGGAGCTGGGGGCCGATCCGTCGCCGGAACTGTCCGCCGTACACCTGGAGGTGCTGCGGGGCGGGACGGCCGCCTCGGACCGGACGTGCCCGCCGCTGCCCGCGCCGCTGACGGACTTCGTGGGCCGCGAGCGGGAACGGGAGCGGCTGGCCGCCCTGGTGGCGGCCGCGCGCCTGGTGACCCTGGTGGGCCCGGGTGGCGCGGGCAAGACCCGGCTGGCGCTGGAGGTGGGCGCGGGGCTGCCGGGGGAGGTGAGGTTCGTGGACCTGGGGGCGGTCGGGGGCGCGGGGTCGATGGGCGGCGGGGGCGGACGTACGGGCTCCACGGCGAGCGGGACCGGGGCGGCTGCCGGGCGTACGGGCTCCGCGGCTGCCGGCGACGGGCATACGGGCTCCGCGGCTCCCGGCGACGGGCATACGGGCTCCGCGACTGCCGGCGACGGGCGTACGGGCTCCGTCTCTGTCGAGGTCGCCGAGGCCTTCGCGGCGGCGCTCGGCGTACGGGGCGCGGCGCGGCTCGAAACGGCCCTGGCCGGACGGTCGGTGCTGCTGATCGTGGACAACTGCGAGCACGTCGTCACGGAGACGGCACTCCTCGTACGACGACTGCTCGCCGCCTGCCCGGGGCTGCGGATGCTGACGACGAGCCGGGAGGCGCTCGGCATCACCGGGGAGTCCCTGCTGCCGCTCGGCGCCCTCGCGCCGGACGCGGCGGAGGAGCTGTTCGTGCGGCGGGCGGCGGCGGTCCGGCCCGGATTCACGGGCCACGCGCGCGTGGCGGAGCTCTGTGCGGGCCTCGACGGGCTGCCGCTCGCCGTCGAGCTCGCGGCCGCCCGCCTGAGGACCCTGACCGTGGAGGAGCTGGCGGACGGCCTCGGCGAGCGGTTCGAACTGCTGTCGCGCGGGGACCGCACCGCGCCGGAGCGGCACCGGACGCTGCGGGCCGTGGTCGAGTGGAGCTGGTCGCTGCTCGAACCGGACGAGCGGGAACTGGCCGCGCGGCTCTCCGTGTTCCGGGGCGGCGCGACGGCGGAGGCGGTGGCCCGGGTGTGCGGCGCGGGCGCGGACCCGCTGGCCTCGCTCGTGGAGAAGTCGCTGGTGGAGGTACGGGACGACGGCCGGTACCGGATGCTGGAGACGATCCGCGCCTACGCCGCCGAGCGGCTCCCGGACGGGGACCCGGCGATCGCCGCCCACCACGCGTACTACCGGGAGCTCGCCGAGGCGGCCGACCCCGAACTGCGCGGGCCCGCCCAGCTGGAGTGGCTGGCCCGGCTGGACGCGGAGGACGCGAACCTGCGGGCGGCGCTGCGGCGCGGCACGCCCGAGGACGGGCTGCGGCTGGTGGCCGCGCTCAGCCCGTACTGGTGGCTGCGCGGGCTCCGGGGCCGGGTGGCGGCGCCGGTCGCGGAGCTCCTCGACCGGGTGGAGCCGACGGCGGAACTGGGCGAGGAGTACGCGCTGTGCGTCCTCGCGGCGGGCCTCCGGGAAGGCGAACACGTGGACCGGGCGCGGGAGTTCCTCGTCGCGCGCACGGCTCCGCTCAGGCAGCCGTACACGGCCTTCCTCTGGTCGACGTCCATAGGCCCCCTGAAGGGCCTCCGCATGGGCGACGACCCCTGGTCCCGCGCCCTCGGCCAGGTGGGCCACGCCCACCTGGCGTCCTCGAAGGCCCTCTTCGTCCAGGCCCTCTCCGGCTTCCGGGCGCTCGGGGAGCGGTGGGGGACGGCGACCGCGCTGGAGGGGCTGGCGGCGCACACCGCCGAGCCGCTGCCCCTGCTCGCGGAGGCCCTGGAGCTCTTCGAGTCGCTGGGGGTCGCCGAGGACGTCGTCGACCTGCTCCACCGCCGCGCCGCCGTCCACGAGGCCGCCGGGGACGCCGCGTCGGCGGCGGCCGACCGCGCCCGCGCGGCGGACACGGCCCGCCGGGCGGGGCTGCCGGCGTGA
- a CDS encoding low temperature requirement protein A — protein sequence MPLTARSREESHRAATPLELFFDLCFVVAVAQAGAELVHAIAEGHAGEGILDYAMIFFAIWWAWMNFSWFASAYDNDDVLYRVVTLVQIAGVLVLAAGVSRAFEEHDFLVVYIGYVVMRLALASQWLRAAHHATDPAERTMCRRYAGGVIAVQIGWLALVLAPESARPWVFLVMVVAEMAVPVYAEKETASTWHPHHIAERYGLFTIIVLGETVAAATVAVKTGIVENDALGEVLPIAAGGLLLVFAAWWIYFVVPAHDRLTSSRQGFLWGYGHYVIFASAAAVGAGLEIAVEQAVGKAHISTLAASAAVTIPSAVFLLSVWLLHARYFKVGIAQQLVLPVSSFAILMCSFAGRWAVLAAGLVAAATVAVGVTLTARNPRTRARTTA from the coding sequence ATGCCCCTCACCGCTCGCTCCCGCGAGGAGTCGCACCGGGCCGCCACGCCCCTGGAGCTCTTCTTCGACCTCTGCTTCGTCGTGGCCGTCGCCCAGGCCGGCGCCGAACTCGTGCACGCGATCGCCGAGGGCCACGCCGGCGAGGGCATCCTCGACTACGCGATGATCTTCTTCGCGATCTGGTGGGCCTGGATGAACTTCTCCTGGTTCGCCTCGGCCTACGACAACGACGACGTCCTCTACCGGGTCGTCACCCTCGTCCAGATCGCCGGCGTGCTCGTCCTCGCCGCCGGCGTCTCGCGCGCCTTCGAGGAGCACGACTTCCTCGTCGTCTACATCGGTTACGTCGTGATGCGGCTCGCCCTCGCCTCGCAGTGGCTGCGCGCCGCCCACCACGCCACCGACCCGGCCGAGCGGACGATGTGCCGCCGGTACGCGGGCGGGGTCATCGCCGTCCAGATCGGCTGGCTCGCGCTGGTCCTCGCGCCCGAGTCGGCCCGCCCCTGGGTCTTCCTCGTCATGGTGGTGGCCGAGATGGCCGTGCCCGTGTACGCGGAGAAGGAGACCGCCAGCACCTGGCATCCGCACCACATCGCCGAGCGGTACGGCCTGTTCACCATCATCGTGCTGGGCGAGACCGTCGCCGCCGCCACCGTCGCCGTGAAGACCGGCATCGTCGAGAACGACGCCCTCGGCGAGGTGCTGCCGATCGCCGCGGGCGGCCTGCTGCTGGTCTTCGCCGCCTGGTGGATCTACTTCGTCGTGCCCGCCCACGACCGGCTGACCTCCAGCCGCCAGGGCTTCCTGTGGGGCTACGGCCACTACGTGATCTTCGCGTCGGCCGCCGCCGTCGGGGCCGGCCTGGAGATCGCCGTCGAGCAGGCCGTGGGCAAGGCCCACATCTCCACGCTCGCCGCCTCCGCCGCCGTGACGATCCCCTCGGCCGTGTTCCTGCTGTCGGTGTGGCTGCTGCACGCCCGCTACTTCAAGGTCGGCATCGCCCAACAACTGGTCCTGCCGGTCTCCTCGTTCGCGATCCTGATGTGCTCGTTCGCGGGTCGCTGGGCGGTCCTCGCGGCCGGGCTCGTCGCGGCGGCCACGGTCGCCGTCGGGGTCACCCTGACCGCCCGCAACCCCCGCACGCGCGCGAGGACGACGGCCTGA